In one window of Bizionia sp. M204 DNA:
- a CDS encoding lipid A deacylase LpxR family protein, whose translation MIKYSLLTLAFLIHIVIFAQDTKTYKHEIEIVTDNDFFVIYNTSDRNYTYGISARYRWKTNTTNYLGALFKNKQGHSLMAGINIEAYTPNYLDDGTKDDEIIERPYAGWSYAEFQTNYLFSKAYLRFGLEIGILGQASQAGALQNYFHEHISKDEPVDWSDQIPNQFGLNFTGTYAHDIYSIGFMDTYASIDASLGNIHTYIWPKLHFRIGKLNSINASVGSKNGLFSDNEHAEWFFDYGVGYKVSFYNATIQGNIFNTNLAKPETQINHYIFTSHAGVQYSYKRFAATFSMQFNTGEFDRTKNHSFGSLKVLYRF comes from the coding sequence ATGATTAAATATAGCCTCCTTACTTTAGCATTTTTAATACATATTGTAATATTTGCTCAAGACACTAAAACGTATAAACATGAAATAGAAATTGTAACAGATAATGACTTTTTTGTTATATACAATACCTCGGATAGAAACTACACATACGGCATCAGTGCTAGGTATAGATGGAAAACCAATACCACTAATTATTTAGGAGCGCTATTTAAGAACAAACAAGGCCATTCCTTAATGGCAGGAATAAATATTGAGGCTTACACACCCAATTATCTTGATGATGGAACGAAAGACGACGAAATTATTGAAAGACCTTACGCGGGTTGGAGTTATGCCGAATTTCAAACCAATTATCTTTTTAGTAAAGCGTATTTGCGTTTTGGTTTAGAAATAGGAATTTTAGGGCAAGCATCGCAAGCTGGTGCCTTACAAAACTATTTTCACGAACATATCTCAAAAGATGAACCCGTGGATTGGAGTGATCAAATTCCTAATCAATTTGGACTAAATTTTACCGGTACCTATGCTCATGACATTTATAGTATTGGCTTTATGGACACCTATGCTTCTATTGATGCGTCTTTAGGAAATATTCATACCTATATTTGGCCAAAATTACATTTTAGAATAGGAAAACTGAATAGCATAAATGCATCTGTAGGCAGTAAAAACGGTCTATTTTCTGATAATGAACATGCGGAATGGTTTTTTGATTATGGCGTAGGTTATAAAGTATCTTTTTACAATGCCACAATACAAGGAAATATTTTCAATACCAATTTAGCCAAACCAGAAACACAAATAAATCATTATATTTTTACATCACATGCAGGTGTTCAATATTCCTATAAACGTTTTGCGGCAACATTTTCCATGCAATTTAATACAGGAGAATTTGACAGGACCAAAAACCACTCCTTTGGAAGTTTAAAGGTATTATACAGATTTTAG
- a CDS encoding ATP-binding protein: MNFKRVYTSTKTYFVLSFLALVLLVFTSTMAYKQIVVMQKSAEMVSHSLHVYNGISLLTAHYTEADSEEFRDALLKSDKSENVFKAYREEGRVIMDSLMHLLEDDPSQIKRLQSVKGLLGDLYNQLQDLDNTNLETDDTLLQYRDAQKSVISITLYQIRSLKGDILREEQRLMHLRQETYESDKSLAPLLLLLLAFLALLVFILSFLRMYRNKLRIRESENFLRNVLGTTDNVVNYYEPIFNEDNDIVDFIIVYANACNRDYFGLDPDDMLGKTVLEVFPFFEGHDAFSKFLECYNTQEKVKFEIEMTMNGSHMWFESLVTTLSNGILVTARNITAQEQAKNTQLKLKKRLENQNLKLLDNRALLANIFKSISHIVMHFKSIRNANNEIIDFQVLFVNDRINPVRGDIPEEIKNRNVSDVFPEIFKTGVFEHLVNAIDNNKTVKYDVPYEKEGKTHWFSATAIKLGDGVTVTIRETTDEKEKSDQLLQLNEQLVIRNSILNDAESIAKIGSFLWYKDSDTSELSDNFYRILGFSPNEFLSSSKKYRDFIHPEDLPIYDMRLKESISGLTSDEFTYRIITNKGKIKYLKTNGQFLDKDGQTVMIGVVQDVTQTIRAAEELRKSNAELQQSNAELESFNRVASHDLQEPLRKIQLFISRIEDMEGETFSEKGSNYFVKVKNASERMQNLIQNLLAYSRIDSSKTDLERVDLNDVLLKVQEDLANTIKDTEAEIVLDKLPDIHGVFFQMEQLFANLLANALKYRSKTSLPKIEIQSSKVSNAELPTGFRTTSQEYYKIIVSDNGIGFDKKHTEKIFEVFQRLHQKTEYTGTGIGLAICKKIVENHNGYIYAKGTLGAGAQFIIFLPA; the protein is encoded by the coding sequence ATGAATTTTAAACGCGTTTATACTTCTACTAAAACCTACTTTGTGCTATCTTTTTTAGCACTTGTATTGCTTGTTTTTACCTCTACCATGGCTTATAAACAAATTGTGGTCATGCAGAAATCTGCTGAAATGGTTTCCCATTCGCTACATGTGTATAATGGTATTAGTTTGCTAACAGCTCATTATACCGAAGCGGATTCAGAAGAATTTAGAGATGCACTATTAAAATCTGATAAAAGCGAAAACGTTTTTAAAGCCTATCGTGAAGAAGGACGTGTTATTATGGATAGCTTAATGCATTTGCTAGAAGATGACCCATCACAAATAAAACGTTTACAATCGGTTAAAGGTCTTTTAGGTGACTTATATAATCAGCTTCAAGATTTAGATAATACCAATTTAGAAACCGATGATACTTTGTTGCAATATAGAGATGCGCAAAAGTCTGTAATTAGCATTACGCTCTACCAAATTAGAAGTTTAAAAGGGGACATATTGCGTGAAGAGCAACGGCTCATGCATCTTAGACAAGAAACCTATGAATCCGATAAATCTTTAGCACCGCTTTTGCTACTATTATTAGCATTTCTGGCACTATTAGTTTTTATCCTTTCTTTTTTAAGAATGTATAGAAATAAATTACGGATTAGAGAATCGGAAAACTTTTTAAGAAATGTTCTGGGTACTACGGATAATGTGGTAAATTATTATGAACCCATATTTAATGAGGACAACGATATAGTAGATTTCATCATTGTATATGCCAACGCTTGCAATCGGGATTATTTTGGTTTAGATCCAGATGATATGTTAGGCAAAACGGTTTTAGAGGTGTTTCCGTTTTTTGAAGGACATGATGCATTTAGTAAATTTTTAGAGTGTTATAATACCCAGGAAAAAGTAAAATTCGAAATTGAAATGACCATGAACGGTTCACACATGTGGTTTGAATCGCTCGTTACAACATTGTCCAATGGTATTTTGGTTACCGCTAGAAACATTACCGCTCAAGAGCAGGCCAAAAACACACAACTTAAACTAAAAAAACGATTAGAAAATCAAAATCTAAAACTATTAGATAATCGGGCATTATTGGCTAATATATTTAAAAGCATTTCACACATTGTTATGCACTTTAAATCCATTAGGAATGCGAATAATGAAATAATTGATTTTCAAGTGTTATTTGTAAATGACCGAATTAACCCTGTAAGGGGTGATATTCCCGAAGAAATTAAAAACAGAAACGTGTCAGACGTTTTTCCAGAAATTTTTAAAACTGGCGTTTTCGAGCATTTAGTGAATGCTATTGATAATAACAAAACAGTAAAGTATGATGTTCCTTATGAAAAGGAAGGTAAAACACATTGGTTTTCTGCCACCGCTATAAAATTGGGAGATGGTGTAACGGTTACCATCAGGGAAACCACGGATGAAAAGGAAAAATCTGATCAACTACTCCAGCTAAATGAACAATTGGTTATTAGAAACTCCATTTTAAACGATGCTGAAAGTATAGCCAAAATTGGTAGTTTCTTGTGGTATAAGGATTCAGATACCAGCGAACTATCAGACAATTTTTATCGCATTTTAGGCTTCAGTCCTAATGAATTTTTATCCTCATCAAAAAAATATCGAGATTTTATTCACCCGGAGGATTTACCGATCTATGATATGAGGTTGAAAGAATCAATAAGCGGCTTAACATCCGATGAGTTTACCTATCGAATAATAACGAATAAAGGAAAAATTAAATATCTAAAAACTAACGGACAATTTTTAGATAAAGATGGGCAAACGGTTATGATTGGTGTAGTGCAGGATGTAACACAAACCATCCGTGCTGCTGAAGAATTACGAAAAAGTAATGCGGAACTACAACAGAGTAATGCCGAATTAGAATCGTTTAACCGCGTAGCCAGTCATGATTTGCAGGAGCCACTTCGTAAAATACAGCTCTTTATATCTAGAATTGAAGATATGGAAGGCGAAACATTTTCAGAAAAGGGAAGTAATTACTTTGTGAAAGTTAAGAATGCTTCGGAACGCATGCAAAATCTTATTCAAAATTTATTGGCTTATTCTAGGATTGATAGTAGTAAAACAGATTTAGAGCGCGTTGATTTAAATGATGTATTACTTAAAGTACAAGAGGATTTAGCTAATACCATTAAAGATACAGAAGCCGAAATTGTATTAGATAAGTTACCAGATATCCATGGTGTTTTCTTTCAAATGGAGCAATTATTTGCCAATCTTTTGGCCAACGCTTTAAAATATAGAAGTAAAACGTCGCTCCCTAAAATAGAAATACAATCTAGTAAGGTAAGTAATGCTGAATTACCAACAGGTTTTAGAACCACTAGCCAAGAATATTATAAAATTATAGTTTCGGATAATGGTATTGGTTTTGATAAAAAGCATACTGAAAAAATATTTGAAGTTTTTCAGCGCTTACATCAAAAAACAGAATATACCGGAACCGGAATCGGTTTAGCTATTTGTAAAAAAATTGTAGAAAACCATAATGGTTATATTTACGCAAAAGGAACGTTAGGAGCAGGGGCTCAATTCATAATATTTTTACCAGCTTAA
- a CDS encoding AraC family transcriptional regulator has translation MILFVKYDLDLVCKTVIKEQLEALDIAHTITSIGEVKIQKDLDAAKRSALEDALKRYGIQILSNQKETLVERIKHTIDDMLRNNDLRTLKVSSYLSDTLNYSYAHLSTVFSESTYTSIENYMILKKVDLVKERICNTNLTLTEIAYQLDYSSVAHLSGQFKKTTGLTPSGFQRIMKNRKQ, from the coding sequence ATGATACTGTTTGTAAAATACGATTTAGACTTGGTTTGTAAAACCGTGATAAAAGAGCAATTAGAAGCGTTGGATATTGCGCATACTATCACTAGTATTGGTGAAGTTAAAATCCAAAAAGATTTGGATGCGGCAAAGCGGTCAGCTTTAGAAGACGCGTTGAAAAGATATGGTATTCAAATTTTATCAAATCAAAAGGAAACTTTGGTTGAACGTATAAAGCACACCATTGATGACATGCTTAGGAATAATGATTTACGAACTTTAAAAGTATCTAGTTATTTATCAGATACCTTAAATTATTCGTATGCCCATTTGTCCACAGTATTCTCCGAGAGTACCTATACATCCATTGAAAATTATATGATTCTAAAAAAGGTAGATTTAGTTAAAGAGCGTATTTGTAATACCAATTTAACCTTAACAGAAATAGCCTACCAATTAGATTATAGTAGTGTGGCCCATTTATCAGGTCAGTTTAAAAAAACAACGGGTTTAACACCAAGTGGTTTTCAGCGGATTATGAAAAACAGAAAACAATAA
- a CDS encoding YtxH domain-containing protein produces the protein MTNNGSTGLGILAGAAIGAVLGILFAPDKGSATRQRIADEAELQKQRLASSASDLRDRVASTVSTERHNLEDRVESLVTDASYKAEDVITTLEAKLKDLKAQNKKLQKS, from the coding sequence ATGACAAATAACGGAAGTACAGGATTAGGAATTTTAGCTGGAGCAGCTATAGGAGCAGTATTAGGAATTTTATTTGCACCAGATAAAGGAAGTGCTACAAGACAACGCATAGCAGATGAAGCAGAATTACAGAAGCAACGTTTAGCATCATCAGCATCAGATTTACGTGATCGTGTTGCCTCAACTGTAAGCACGGAAAGACATAATTTAGAAGATAGAGTAGAGTCTTTAGTAACAGATGCTAGTTATAAAGCTGAAGATGTTATTACAACTTTGGAAGCCAAGCTAAAAGATTTAAAAGCTCAGAATAAGAAACTTCAAAAATCATAA
- a CDS encoding PA2169 family four-helix-bundle protein, with protein sequence MNPYTKEVGSKLNALLEKNYDAEKGYKKAAENTDHIALKNFFNRKAAERYDFGHQLKAEIKNFGQEPETGGSATGTAHRAWMDVKAVFSSDNEESMLEEAIRGEKASVEEYEDVLKETALPTSTRDLVLNQKNTIWQELNTIKKLEDLK encoded by the coding sequence ATGAACCCATACACAAAAGAAGTAGGAAGCAAATTAAACGCCTTATTAGAAAAAAATTATGATGCTGAAAAAGGCTACAAAAAAGCAGCTGAAAACACCGATCACATTGCATTAAAAAACTTTTTCAACCGCAAAGCCGCTGAACGTTATGATTTTGGTCATCAATTAAAGGCTGAAATTAAAAATTTTGGACAAGAACCAGAAACAGGCGGAAGTGCAACTGGTACAGCACATAGAGCTTGGATGGATGTAAAAGCAGTTTTTTCAAGTGACAATGAAGAGTCCATGTTAGAAGAAGCCATTCGTGGAGAGAAAGCATCCGTAGAAGAATACGAAGATGTGCTGAAAGAAACAGCTTTGCCAACATCAACCAGAGATTTAGTTTTAAATCAGAAAAATACGATTTGGCAAGAATTAAACACGATTAAAAAATTAGAAGATTTAAAATAA
- a CDS encoding response regulator: MNDMLLNIVLADDDEDDRMLFSEAIEEIDMRTKLSLFNHGQELMDYLVLPNVVLPNLIFLDLNMPIKNGKQCLIEIRNNPKLKDLCVAIYSTSSSEKDIEDTFLNGANIYVNKPNNFSKLREVVEKVLQLNWQYHTSNLNKDTFLFRI, encoded by the coding sequence ATGAATGACATGCTATTAAATATTGTTTTAGCGGATGATGATGAGGATGACAGAATGTTGTTTAGTGAAGCCATTGAAGAAATTGATATGCGCACCAAATTATCATTATTTAACCATGGACAAGAGCTCATGGACTATTTAGTTTTACCTAATGTTGTTTTGCCAAATCTGATATTTTTAGATTTAAATATGCCCATAAAAAATGGTAAGCAATGTTTAATTGAAATTCGGAATAATCCCAAACTAAAAGATTTGTGTGTGGCTATATATTCTACATCCTCGTCAGAAAAAGATATTGAAGATACTTTTTTAAATGGAGCAAATATTTATGTAAATAAGCCCAATAACTTTAGTAAATTGCGAGAAGTAGTCGAAAAGGTCTTACAACTCAATTGGCAATATCATACCTCCAATTTGAATAAAGATACTTTTCTCTTCCGTATCTAA
- a CDS encoding helix-turn-helix transcriptional regulator: protein MKTAYLEANTIQATFQQLEQTFGGTFTTDHKEHSLKVDSELGKGIITGISLNDGITYLEFDMVFNHDFVLAINTPDKNPIYFTYCSKGQLEHSFGETGEKRTLGSFQTGILTSRKAEENLLYFKKDEQLKSTLISVQTTNLNNESGSEGLKQKLNDTFFKNHDEENFVYIGSHNLKISKKIDQLQAISQVGLVRNLLVQGLVHVILALEIQQHSDDLNNNHQKTGSLTVTEMETIKTVSDYVNENSETQITITDLYGKFGLSPSKLQEGFKLMHGHTVTEYIREVRIKKAEGLLKNTDMNISQVVYTIGLTSRSYFSKIFKEKYNCSPKDYKFAQRDLSMTA, encoded by the coding sequence ATGAAAACTGCATATTTAGAAGCCAATACAATACAAGCTACTTTCCAACAATTAGAACAAACATTTGGTGGCACTTTTACAACTGACCATAAAGAGCATTCTTTAAAGGTTGATAGTGAATTAGGAAAAGGAATTATTACAGGAATTTCGTTAAATGATGGAATTACCTATTTGGAATTTGACATGGTTTTTAATCATGATTTTGTTTTAGCTATTAATACGCCAGATAAAAATCCAATCTATTTTACATATTGCTCTAAAGGACAACTAGAGCATAGTTTTGGTGAAACGGGCGAGAAGCGCACGCTGGGAAGTTTCCAAACTGGTATTCTAACCAGTAGAAAAGCGGAAGAAAATTTGCTGTATTTTAAAAAGGATGAGCAATTAAAATCAACGCTTATTTCAGTCCAAACGACAAACTTAAATAATGAGTCTGGTTCTGAAGGGTTAAAGCAAAAATTAAATGATACCTTCTTTAAAAATCACGATGAAGAAAACTTTGTATATATAGGATCTCATAACCTAAAAATTTCTAAAAAAATAGACCAGCTACAGGCTATTTCGCAGGTAGGTTTAGTAAGAAATTTATTAGTTCAAGGATTGGTTCATGTTATTTTAGCATTGGAAATACAACAACATTCAGATGATTTAAATAATAATCACCAAAAAACAGGATCGCTTACCGTTACTGAAATGGAAACTATTAAAACGGTTTCGGATTATGTAAATGAGAATTCAGAAACACAAATTACCATTACAGATTTATATGGCAAATTCGGTTTATCACCTTCAAAATTACAAGAAGGTTTTAAGTTAATGCATGGTCATACTGTAACGGAATATATTAGAGAAGTCCGTATTAAAAAGGCCGAGGGTTTATTGAAAAATACAGATATGAATATTTCTCAAGTGGTTTATACCATTGGGTTAACAAGTAGAAGTTACTTCTCTAAAATTTTTAAAGAAAAGTATAACTGTAGCCCAAAAGATTACAAATTTGCACAGCGCGATTTATCTATGACAGCGTAA
- a CDS encoding NADPH-dependent F420 reductase yields the protein MKIGIIGSGNIGGNLGKHWAKAGHEVLFSSRHPESLQPLVQESEGHAKAVSVADAFEADADVYLLATPFEAIDELAEVYAGEYGDKVIIDATNPYPDRDGEIAQDVRDANYNATEYTAMKFNTAKTIKAFNTIKAEDLQNFAFNDVDKIAIPFAAQDEESKVLARQLIQDIGFEPLYVGSLSDTNIMDPDQAIYGKSLSREDLQYLVNASRSA from the coding sequence ATGAAAATAGGAATTATAGGAAGTGGAAACATAGGAGGAAATTTAGGAAAGCATTGGGCTAAAGCAGGACATGAAGTTTTGTTTAGTTCTAGGCATCCAGAAAGCCTACAACCTTTAGTTCAGGAAAGTGAAGGGCATGCTAAAGCTGTTAGCGTTGCTGATGCTTTTGAGGCTGATGCTGATGTATATTTATTAGCAACACCTTTTGAAGCTATAGATGAATTAGCTGAAGTTTATGCTGGAGAGTATGGAGATAAAGTTATTATAGATGCTACGAACCCCTATCCTGATCGTGATGGCGAAATAGCACAAGACGTTCGAGATGCAAACTATAATGCTACAGAATATACAGCCATGAAGTTTAATACCGCTAAAACTATTAAAGCATTTAATACCATTAAAGCGGAAGATCTACAAAACTTTGCCTTTAATGATGTGGATAAAATAGCCATTCCTTTTGCTGCTCAAGATGAAGAAAGCAAAGTGTTAGCAAGGCAACTTATTCAGGATATTGGTTTCGAGCCCTTATATGTTGGAAGTTTAAGCGATACTAATATTATGGATCCAGATCAAGCTATTTATGGTAAATCCTTGTCGCGAGAAGACCTACAATATTTAGTAAACGCATCGCGTTCTGCGTAA
- a CDS encoding hemerythrin domain-containing protein translates to MTIFEAIRQDHDVQRDLLDKLVKTSGDTKTRDEIFKAVKKQLEVHADAEERHFYKPLISNDMMQEHARHGIAEHHEIDELIEQLEDTERDASSWLKIAKDLKHKVEHHLEDEEHSFFQLAGKVFSDTQKTSLATSYQSHMKNNL, encoded by the coding sequence ATGACAATTTTTGAAGCTATAAGACAAGATCACGATGTACAACGAGATTTGTTAGATAAACTCGTTAAAACATCTGGCGATACCAAAACAAGAGACGAAATTTTTAAAGCTGTGAAAAAACAATTAGAAGTTCATGCAGACGCTGAAGAACGTCATTTTTATAAGCCGTTAATTAGTAACGATATGATGCAAGAACATGCCAGACATGGAATAGCAGAACATCATGAAATAGATGAGCTTATAGAGCAGTTGGAAGATACCGAACGTGATGCGTCATCCTGGCTAAAAATTGCAAAAGATTTAAAACATAAAGTGGAGCATCATTTAGAAGATGAGGAACATAGTTTTTTTCAATTGGCAGGAAAAGTTTTTAGTGATACTCAAAAAACATCTTTGGCCACTTCATACCAAAGTCACATGAAAAATAATTTATAA
- a CDS encoding nitroreductase family protein → MTSPNQIQLENIAETDFEIFALLKQRYSPRVFKNELINNRHLGQLFEAVRWSASSNNLQPWRFIYGVQGTEAYQKIFDCLSDFNKTWASNAPLLMLAAYKETNTEGKENFHALHDLGLSLGNMTMQAQYLGIGMHHMAGVNWQEAHKKFNVPNGYHVATAIALGYYGGDLDVLPEDLQKQEIDKRRRKPQESFAFNGMWKENK, encoded by the coding sequence ATGACGTCACCAAATCAAATACAATTAGAAAATATAGCCGAAACGGATTTTGAAATATTTGCCTTATTAAAGCAACGATATAGTCCTCGTGTTTTTAAAAATGAATTAATAAACAACCGCCATCTGGGCCAATTATTTGAGGCCGTCCGTTGGTCTGCAAGCTCAAACAACTTACAACCATGGCGATTTATATATGGCGTACAAGGAACGGAAGCTTACCAGAAAATTTTTGATTGTTTAAGCGATTTTAATAAAACCTGGGCAAGTAACGCACCACTTTTAATGTTGGCGGCATATAAAGAAACAAATACAGAAGGAAAGGAAAATTTTCATGCCTTACACGATTTGGGATTGAGTTTAGGGAATATGACTATGCAGGCGCAATATTTAGGTATTGGTATGCATCATATGGCTGGTGTAAACTGGCAAGAAGCACATAAAAAATTTAATGTTCCTAATGGGTACCATGTTGCAACGGCAATAGCTTTGGGGTATTATGGAGGCGATTTAGATGTATTACCAGAGGATTTACAAAAACAAGAGATAGATAAACGTAGAAGAAAGCCGCAAGAAAGTTTTGCTTTTAATGGCATGTGGAAAGAAAATAAATAG
- a CDS encoding NAD-dependent succinate-semialdehyde dehydrogenase, protein MSNKTIKTINPYNGNALESYKQFSDDKVESYLSLANQTFKEWSTTEISHRTTLLKQLADTLITNKQHYSQLMTQEMGKPISQSMAEIEKCALLADFYITNADDFLADELIDTDASESFISYDPLGCILGIMPWNYPFWQVLRFAIPTITAGNTVLLKHAANVTGSALAIQALFEESGYPEGCFQTLIVDHDQIETIIADNRIQAVSLTGSEKAGKHIAQLAGKNLKKTVLELGGNNACIVLADADLDSHLETMVNARMQNTGQSCIAAKRFIVEAAIYDEFLEKFKNKVTSIKIGDPLKEATELSVLSREDLAKTLKDQVDKSVKKGAKVLIGNKSDKAFFEPTIITNVTPDMPVFDEETFGPVAAIIKVKDAEEAYKLAANSRLGLGSMVFTQDTETAKHQINQIPDGAFFINAMVKSDPRLPFGGTKASGFGRELSVEGIHEFVNKKTIYINL, encoded by the coding sequence ATGTCTAATAAAACAATTAAAACCATAAACCCTTATAATGGGAATGCCTTGGAAAGTTATAAGCAGTTTTCGGACGATAAAGTGGAAAGCTACTTAAGTTTGGCCAACCAAACCTTCAAGGAATGGAGCACTACAGAAATTTCTCATCGTACAACCTTACTAAAACAATTAGCTGATACGCTTATTACTAATAAACAGCATTATAGCCAGCTCATGACACAAGAAATGGGAAAACCTATTTCTCAAAGCATGGCTGAAATAGAAAAATGCGCCTTGTTGGCCGATTTTTACATAACCAATGCTGACGATTTTTTAGCAGATGAACTCATAGATACCGATGCTTCTGAAAGCTTTATAAGTTATGACCCTTTGGGTTGTATTCTAGGAATTATGCCATGGAATTATCCCTTTTGGCAAGTTTTACGCTTTGCCATTCCAACTATTACAGCTGGAAATACCGTATTATTAAAACACGCGGCAAATGTTACAGGTTCGGCATTAGCAATTCAAGCCTTATTTGAAGAAAGTGGTTATCCAGAAGGATGCTTTCAAACCTTAATAGTAGATCACGATCAAATAGAAACTATTATTGCGGATAACAGAATTCAAGCCGTGTCTTTAACAGGAAGCGAAAAGGCAGGCAAACATATTGCCCAATTGGCAGGAAAAAACCTTAAAAAAACCGTTTTAGAATTAGGTGGAAATAATGCGTGTATTGTTCTAGCCGATGCCGATTTAGATTCACATCTAGAAACTATGGTAAATGCTAGAATGCAAAACACTGGACAAAGCTGTATTGCGGCCAAACGTTTTATTGTTGAGGCTGCTATATATGATGAATTTTTAGAAAAATTTAAAAATAAAGTAACCTCCATAAAAATTGGTGACCCTTTAAAAGAAGCAACTGAATTAAGTGTTCTTTCTCGTGAAGATTTAGCGAAAACCCTGAAAGATCAAGTGGATAAATCCGTAAAAAAAGGCGCTAAAGTACTTATTGGAAATAAAAGCGACAAGGCCTTTTTTGAGCCCACAATAATTACCAATGTCACGCCAGATATGCCCGTTTTCGATGAAGAAACCTTTGGTCCTGTTGCTGCCATTATAAAAGTAAAAGATGCAGAAGAAGCCTATAAACTAGCAGCCAATTCCAGACTTGGTTTAGGTAGTATGGTTTTTACACAAGATACTGAAACTGCCAAACATCAAATTAATCAGATTCCGGATGGTGCCTTTTTTATAAATGCCATGGTAAAATCAGATCCTCGATTGCCGTTTGGTGGCACCAAAGCTTCAGGTTTTGGTCGGGAATTATCAGTTGAAGGCATCCACGAATTTGTAAATAAGAAAACAATATATATTAACCTTTAA
- a CDS encoding AI-2E family transporter → MNTIPPKVIRQLFLLMLILLVSILIFREIIPYFSGVLGAITIYVLLRKTMSKLVKRGWNPNMAAITLMLMSFFTILLPIAGAAFMLGNKITKAVENSERVTKIVKSQMTEIESRFGYDLSSQIDASAISGWLSENLQSFAGGTFNTVIAISIMYFMLYYMFTNRRQLRESLMDYIPINRDNLKLVGNEMHAMVRANALGIPLVAVAQGIVALIGFLIFGIDSPFFWAVIVTIGSMVPFVGNMLGTLPVFIITMASGNTFEAWGILIYGIVIVGSTDNLIRLFVLRKLDDVHPLITLIGVIIGIPLFGFIGLIFGPLLISLALVIIRIYKKEYASQEENAL, encoded by the coding sequence ATGAATACTATTCCACCTAAAGTTATCCGTCAACTATTCTTATTAATGTTGATACTGCTGGTTAGTATTTTAATTTTTCGGGAAATTATTCCTTATTTCTCCGGCGTTTTAGGAGCTATTACCATTTACGTTCTATTAAGAAAAACAATGAGTAAACTGGTTAAGCGCGGTTGGAATCCTAATATGGCAGCTATAACACTGATGTTAATGTCATTTTTTACTATATTATTACCTATTGCTGGTGCGGCGTTTATGTTAGGTAATAAAATTACCAAAGCCGTTGAGAACTCCGAACGCGTTACAAAAATTGTTAAAAGCCAAATGACTGAAATTGAAAGTCGTTTTGGATATGATTTATCGTCTCAAATTGATGCTTCTGCTATATCAGGTTGGTTATCTGAAAATTTACAAAGTTTTGCTGGAGGCACATTTAATACGGTTATTGCTATTTCTATAATGTATTTTATGCTCTATTACATGTTTACAAATAGGCGGCAATTACGAGAATCTTTAATGGATTACATTCCAATAAACCGTGATAATTTAAAGTTAGTGGGTAATGAAATGCATGCTATGGTAAGAGCAAATGCGTTGGGCATTCCTTTGGTAGCAGTAGCTCAAGGTATTGTGGCGCTAATAGGTTTTTTAATTTTCGGAATAGATTCGCCTTTTTTCTGGGCCGTAATTGTAACCATAGGTTCCATGGTACCATTTGTGGGTAATATGTTAGGAACACTCCCTGTTTTTATCATTACTATGGCAAGTGGAAACACCTTTGAGGCTTGGGGAATCCTTATTTATGGTATTGTAATTGTAGGATCTACCGATAATTTAATTCGCTTGTTTGTGCTTCGGAAGTTGGACGATGTTCACCCATTAATCACATTAATCGGTGTTATTATAGGGATTCCGTTGTTCGGTTTTATAGGGTTAATTTTTGGTCCTTTATTAATCAGTTTGGCTTTAGTAATCATCCGCATTTATAAGAAAGAATATGCCAGTCAAGAAGAAAATGCACTCTAA